From a single Planctellipticum variicoloris genomic region:
- the atpC gene encoding ATP synthase F1 subunit epsilon: MAGKTLRLIVVTPEKTVLDETVEALRFPLFDGEIGVLPGRLPMIGRLGCGDLYIDHTDGTSRTLFIDSGFVQVRDSVVTLLTDRCLPADKLSKEAALQLQEQARTRKARTDHEVASRDRDLTRARKMLAALKKI; the protein is encoded by the coding sequence ATGGCCGGCAAGACTCTGCGACTGATCGTCGTGACTCCCGAGAAGACCGTGCTCGACGAGACCGTCGAAGCGCTCCGGTTTCCGCTGTTCGACGGCGAGATCGGGGTTCTGCCGGGCCGGCTGCCGATGATCGGCCGGCTCGGCTGCGGCGATCTCTACATCGATCACACCGATGGCACCTCGAGAACGCTGTTCATCGACAGCGGCTTCGTGCAGGTCCGCGATTCCGTCGTGACCCTGCTGACCGACCGCTGCCTCCCCGCCGACAAGCTGTCCAAGGAAGCAGCCCTGCAGTTGCAGGAGCAGGCCAGGACCCGCAAGGCGCGGACCGACCACGAAGTCGCCTCCCGCGACCGCGATCTGACCCGCGCCCGCAAAATGCTCGCGGCCCTGAAGAAAATCTAA
- the atpF gene encoding F0F1 ATP synthase subunit B, giving the protein MILRLKKSVATSLLLLACCLASGPAMLRAEADHGKADPAHKHEGEAAGHGEHADEAVPGLVPSVDLATWQLITFLIFLGALGKYAWGPLQSGLEKREAKIRQDISDAEAQRLKAEQLLKDYESRLAKTQDEVREILAEARRDADRTKQEIVAAAQQEAETTRRRAIEDIQRSKDHALSELFDFVSSNAMAAAEQVVQRSLKSEDHERLIREALDQLNVRRN; this is encoded by the coding sequence ATGATTCTGCGCCTGAAGAAATCTGTGGCGACGTCGCTGCTCCTGCTGGCCTGTTGCCTGGCGAGCGGACCGGCGATGCTCCGCGCCGAAGCAGACCACGGGAAGGCGGACCCCGCCCACAAGCACGAAGGCGAAGCGGCCGGGCACGGAGAACATGCCGACGAAGCCGTCCCGGGCCTCGTCCCCTCTGTCGACCTGGCCACCTGGCAGCTCATCACCTTCCTGATTTTCCTCGGGGCGCTGGGCAAGTACGCCTGGGGGCCGCTGCAGTCGGGGCTGGAAAAGCGCGAAGCGAAAATCCGGCAGGATATTTCCGACGCCGAGGCTCAGCGTCTGAAAGCGGAACAACTGCTGAAAGACTACGAATCCCGGCTGGCGAAAACTCAGGACGAGGTTCGCGAAATCCTGGCCGAGGCCCGGCGCGATGCCGACCGGACGAAGCAGGAAATCGTCGCCGCCGCTCAGCAGGAAGCCGAAACGACCCGTCGTCGGGCGATCGAGGACATTCAGCGATCGAAGGATCACGCCCTGTCCGAGTTGTTCGATTTCGTGTCGTCGAACGCGATGGCCGCCGCCGAACAGGTCGTCCAGCGCAGCCTGAAGTCCGAGGATCACGAACGCCTGATTCGTGAGGCTCTGGATCAGTTGAACGTCCGTCGGAACTGA
- the atpB gene encoding F0F1 ATP synthase subunit A, producing the protein MSAQDPFHHVRDSASFELPRFVMEIVGHDALTLPKIFGLQITKYMVLQVVAGLLALVIFRGLAARIRDGQPARGKWWNFWELLALFIRDEVVRPAVGVPHDDHGHGDGHAAHHSVYEHPAAVAAGAHAAPVDVTHPADKFLPFVWTIFFYTLFCNLLGAIPFLGSPTADTSTTGILAIAVFAAVVIAGVQRSGFAGFLKSIAPSMELPGIMGMIIIPLVWVIEAIGLLIKHFVLAVRLYANMLAGHTVLGVILGFIAVSADQPYGLWYLVTPASVIGQVLIGLLELFVAFLQAYVFAFLASLFIGAAVNPH; encoded by the coding sequence ATGTCTGCCCAAGATCCTTTTCATCACGTACGCGACTCGGCCTCTTTTGAGCTGCCGCGGTTTGTGATGGAGATCGTCGGTCACGACGCGCTGACGCTGCCGAAGATCTTCGGCCTGCAGATCACCAAGTATATGGTCCTGCAGGTAGTGGCGGGACTCCTGGCTCTCGTCATCTTCCGCGGCCTGGCCGCCCGGATCCGCGACGGCCAGCCGGCCCGCGGGAAGTGGTGGAACTTCTGGGAGTTGCTGGCCCTCTTCATCCGGGACGAAGTCGTCAGGCCCGCCGTCGGAGTTCCTCACGACGACCACGGTCATGGTGACGGCCACGCCGCCCACCACTCCGTCTACGAACATCCCGCTGCGGTCGCTGCCGGAGCTCACGCTGCACCAGTCGATGTCACGCATCCGGCCGACAAGTTTCTGCCGTTCGTCTGGACCATCTTCTTCTACACCCTGTTCTGCAACCTGCTGGGCGCGATCCCGTTTCTCGGCTCCCCCACCGCCGATACTTCGACCACCGGCATTCTGGCCATCGCCGTCTTCGCCGCCGTGGTGATCGCTGGCGTTCAAAGGTCCGGCTTCGCCGGCTTTTTGAAGTCGATCGCGCCGTCGATGGAACTCCCCGGTATCATGGGCATGATCATCATCCCGCTCGTCTGGGTGATCGAGGCCATCGGCCTCCTGATCAAGCACTTCGTCCTCGCCGTCCGTCTCTACGCCAACATGCTGGCCGGGCACACCGTTCTGGGGGTGATTCTCGGATTCATTGCCGTCTCGGCCGATCAGCCCTACGGATTGTGGTATCTGGTCACTCCAGCCAGCGTGATCGGCCAGGTTCTGATCGGATTGCTGGAGCTGTTTGTCGCCTTCCTGCAGGCGTATGTGTTCGCGTTCCTGGCAAGCCTCTTTATCGGGGCTGCTGTCAACCCGCACTAA
- the atpA gene encoding F0F1 ATP synthase subunit alpha produces the protein MKFNAGEIASVIQKEIEDFRGQLQTSEVGRVVEVGDGIARVYGLSSAMSGEMVEFSNGVRGQVFNLEENSVGVIILGDYLKIAEGDEVKSTGQLLSVPVGDSLLGRVIDPLGNPLDGKGPIVASESRPLEMLAPGIAARQPVKQPLQTGIIAVDALTPVGRGQRELIIGDRKTGKTAVAVDAILNQKGGDVICVYVACGQRSSTTGAVVEALAKHGALDYTIVVASGASDPAPLQYIAPYAGAAIAEHFMYQGKHTLVIYDDLSKQAVAYRQLSLLMRRPPGREAYPGDVFYCHSRLLERSARLSDELGGGSMTALPIIETQEGEVSAYIPTNVISITDGQIYLEPDLFFAGVRPAINVGISVSRVGGNAQTKAMKKVAGGLKLDLAAFRELEAFAQLGTELDPATQKQLDRGYRMVELLKQPQYQPLSMADQVIMVFAGTRGYLDKVAVNRVQEAKQVLLTFFTDEKSEVRNAIAQSGELGADAEASLRAALDEFVKRWESSYAAKTTK, from the coding sequence ATGAAATTCAACGCGGGCGAGATCGCTTCAGTTATCCAGAAGGAAATTGAAGACTTTCGCGGACAGCTCCAGACGAGCGAAGTAGGCCGGGTCGTTGAAGTCGGTGACGGCATCGCGCGGGTCTACGGTTTGTCTTCGGCAATGTCCGGCGAAATGGTCGAATTCTCCAACGGCGTTCGCGGCCAGGTGTTCAACCTGGAAGAGAACTCCGTCGGGGTGATCATTCTTGGCGACTACCTGAAGATCGCCGAAGGCGACGAGGTCAAGTCCACCGGACAGCTCCTCTCCGTACCCGTCGGAGACAGCCTCCTCGGTCGTGTCATCGACCCGCTCGGCAACCCGCTCGATGGCAAGGGGCCGATTGTCGCCTCCGAGTCGCGACCGCTGGAAATGCTCGCGCCCGGAATCGCCGCCCGCCAGCCGGTCAAGCAGCCGCTGCAGACCGGCATCATCGCGGTCGACGCCCTGACTCCCGTCGGACGTGGCCAGCGCGAACTGATCATCGGCGACCGCAAGACCGGTAAGACCGCCGTCGCCGTCGACGCCATTCTCAACCAGAAGGGCGGCGACGTCATCTGCGTCTACGTCGCCTGCGGCCAGCGCTCCAGCACCACCGGCGCCGTCGTCGAAGCCCTCGCCAAGCACGGCGCCCTCGACTACACCATCGTCGTCGCCTCCGGCGCCAGCGACCCCGCCCCGCTGCAGTATATCGCCCCCTACGCCGGGGCGGCGATCGCCGAACACTTCATGTACCAGGGCAAGCACACCCTGGTGATCTACGACGACCTGTCCAAGCAGGCCGTCGCCTATCGCCAGTTGTCCCTGCTCATGCGGCGTCCCCCGGGTCGCGAAGCCTATCCCGGCGACGTGTTCTACTGCCACAGCCGCCTCCTTGAACGATCCGCCCGCCTGAGCGACGAACTGGGCGGCGGCTCGATGACGGCTCTGCCGATCATCGAAACGCAGGAAGGCGAAGTCTCCGCCTACATCCCCACCAACGTGATCTCGATCACCGACGGACAGATCTACCTCGAACCCGACCTCTTCTTCGCGGGCGTCCGCCCCGCCATTAACGTCGGTATCAGCGTTTCCCGCGTGGGCGGCAACGCCCAGACGAAGGCCATGAAAAAGGTCGCCGGCGGCCTCAAGCTCGACCTCGCCGCCTTCCGCGAACTCGAAGCCTTCGCTCAGCTCGGCACCGAACTCGACCCGGCCACTCAGAAGCAGCTCGACCGCGGTTATCGCATGGTCGAACTTCTCAAGCAGCCGCAGTATCAGCCTCTGTCGATGGCCGACCAGGTGATCATGGTCTTCGCCGGCACCCGCGGTTACCTCGACAAGGTCGCAGTCAATCGCGTCCAGGAGGCCAAGCAGGTCCTGCTGACATTCTTCACCGACGAGAAGAGCGAAGTTCGCAACGCCATCGCGCAGTCCGGAGAACTCGGCGCCGACGCCGAAGCCAGCCTCCGGGCCGCCCTCGACGAATTCGTGAAGCGCTGGGAATCCAGCTACGCCGCGAAGACCACGAAGTAG
- a CDS encoding four helix bundle protein — protein MKSENHRDLIVWRKSMELAVLSYGLVRRLPECERFGLISQIQRAAASIPANIAEGKGRGQSRVFLNFLAIASGSLSELDTHFELACQLGYFGDDDLRDVRKLMNDVGRLLTAFRQSIQRRLKPSSGDKR, from the coding sequence ATGAAGAGCGAGAATCATCGCGATCTGATTGTCTGGCGCAAGTCGATGGAGTTGGCGGTTTTAAGTTACGGATTGGTTCGGAGATTGCCGGAGTGTGAGCGGTTCGGCTTGATCTCGCAGATCCAGCGGGCGGCAGCGTCGATTCCGGCGAACATTGCGGAAGGAAAAGGGCGAGGTCAATCCAGAGTCTTCCTGAATTTCCTCGCGATTGCGAGCGGCTCCCTCAGTGAGCTGGATACTCACTTCGAGTTAGCGTGCCAGCTCGGGTATTTCGGTGATGACGATTTGCGGGACGTTCGAAAACTGATGAATGATGTAGGTCGCCTGCTGACTGCTTTTCGCCAGTCGATCCAACGACGGCTGAAGCCTTCTTCCGGCGATAAGCGATAA
- the atpD gene encoding F0F1 ATP synthase subunit beta yields MTTATSTNTGRVTQIIGSTFDAEFDEDKMPEIYNALKVETEIKGVKIRVTGEVQQHLGGGRVRCVALASTDGMVRGMEVVDTGAPVSVPVGKATLGRVFNLLGDPIDGRGEVAAEERWPIHRDPPALEDLSSKTEVFETGIKVIDLLIPFVRGGKAGLFGGAGLGKTVILQELIARIASSHGGYSVFAGVGERTREGNDLWLEMQETEIGSTGRSVIEQTAMVFGQMNEPPGARLRVALSALTMAEWFRDATGADTLLFVDNIFRFSQAGSEVSALLGRMPSAVGYQPTLGTELGALQERITSTKRGAITSVQAVYVPADDPTDPAPATAFSHLDAFIYLERRIAEKGLYPAIDPLASSSRVLDPQIVGEHHYKVARRVQQILQRYRELQDIIAILGIDELAEEDKLIVHRARRIERFLSQPFIVAEAFTGKKGKITPLAETIRSFEEICDGKWDHLPEQAFMYVGGIEEAAEQAAAMAKA; encoded by the coding sequence ATGACAACCGCTACCTCAACCAATACCGGCCGCGTCACCCAGATCATCGGCTCGACCTTCGACGCCGAGTTCGACGAAGACAAGATGCCTGAGATCTACAACGCCCTCAAGGTGGAAACCGAGATCAAGGGCGTCAAGATCCGCGTCACCGGGGAAGTCCAGCAGCATCTCGGCGGCGGACGCGTCCGCTGCGTCGCCCTGGCCTCGACCGACGGGATGGTCCGCGGCATGGAAGTCGTCGACACCGGCGCTCCTGTGAGCGTCCCCGTCGGCAAAGCGACCCTGGGCCGCGTGTTCAACCTGCTCGGCGACCCCATCGACGGCCGCGGCGAAGTCGCCGCCGAAGAACGCTGGCCGATTCACCGCGATCCCCCCGCTCTCGAAGACCTCAGCTCGAAGACCGAAGTCTTCGAAACCGGCATCAAGGTCATCGACCTGCTGATTCCGTTCGTCCGCGGTGGTAAGGCAGGATTGTTCGGCGGGGCCGGTCTCGGCAAGACCGTTATTCTGCAGGAACTCATCGCCCGTATCGCCAGCTCGCACGGCGGCTACTCGGTCTTCGCCGGCGTCGGCGAGCGAACCCGCGAAGGGAACGATCTCTGGCTGGAAATGCAGGAGACCGAAATCGGCAGCACCGGCCGGTCGGTTATCGAGCAGACCGCAATGGTCTTCGGCCAGATGAACGAGCCGCCCGGGGCCCGTCTCCGCGTCGCCCTGTCGGCCCTCACAATGGCCGAATGGTTCCGCGACGCCACCGGCGCCGACACGCTGCTCTTCGTGGACAACATCTTCCGCTTCTCCCAGGCGGGCAGCGAAGTCTCCGCCCTCCTCGGACGTATGCCCTCCGCCGTGGGTTACCAGCCGACGCTGGGCACGGAACTGGGCGCCCTCCAGGAACGGATCACCTCGACGAAGCGCGGGGCCATTACCTCGGTGCAGGCCGTGTACGTCCCCGCCGACGATCCGACCGACCCCGCTCCCGCAACCGCGTTCTCACACCTCGACGCGTTCATCTACCTGGAACGCCGGATCGCGGAAAAGGGGCTCTACCCCGCCATCGATCCGCTGGCCTCGTCGAGCCGCGTGCTCGATCCTCAGATCGTCGGCGAGCACCACTACAAGGTGGCCCGCCGGGTGCAGCAGATTCTGCAGCGTTACCGCGAACTGCAGGACATCATCGCGATTCTGGGCATCGACGAACTCGCCGAAGAAGACAAGCTGATCGTCCACCGGGCTCGCCGGATCGAACGCTTCCTCTCGCAGCCGTTCATCGTCGCCGAAGCCTTCACCGGCAAGAAGGGAAAGATCACCCCCCTCGCCGAAACGATTCGCAGCTTCGAAGAAATCTGCGACGGCAAGTGGGATCACCTCCCCGAACAGGCCTTCATGTACGTCGGCGGCATCGAAGAGGCGGCCGAGCAGGCCGCGGCGATGGCCAAGGCGTAA
- a CDS encoding YCF48-related protein: MHRLSAAILVLCFGAFCLPAVRATDREADPLQDDAGLHDVQCVGRQRIWAVGDRGVIWHSADSGASWSLQPSGTRGRLRSACFLTNTLGWVAGEEYLPGGFSRGILLATRDGGGTWQSLDEQQLPPLRSIRFFDLELGLAVGAATPTNPTGVYRTLDGGKSWTALPGPRSTGWQSSVFLSPEMGLLGGRSGELMLFAGDQLLPTRLPALGRKAVRAVHLQDDETAWLVGDGGLVLTSGSGGVVWEDAPTPLPTELQQVQDFRTVSAVGRYVWLAGAPGSVVWHSPDGGQTWQPQATGNSTPINSLKFSSPTQGVAVGEFGLILVTNNGGHSWQTLRGGGRSAAFATFQARPAKLSPGLYAKYSAEQGYRGVTWMATESSAGLKQSSPDMEDRLAGAVVESGGSSSAIAWQFPVLIPGSDRDSELLVREWQTRTEGRLSETLMTSLVRELRMWRPRVVILDQPGSDDAVVSLLQDAVRQAIRDAANPDRYLTLQELTKLAPWQVERVYVRVADGSSGNATIDPYEFLFHSGATVDQASASARQRLGLPTVRTQAHEAYRLLSDAANPDQAGQDLFAGLDIAPGTAGRRSGHRLHVRDEAELARRQDAAKRQRQFAGIAEKTFDDPQAAAQILAQLQDLVGSLPPEQGAATLAIAWDEHRRHARYDLAESVAMEMLRRYPQEPVTREAMTWMISLWTSSELAWQRGRRKHGPENTVIDTAGTLSSRIQQVSGIASTADRGPMNDADFRNPRQPLKTTGDATIERRHKQAAELAKLLELQAPIIFEQPEIQFPLAALYRATGAGGKSDQVYRNFGRATPDDPWRQVATRELWLVQPQTVSPPQLARVTAAAQPPYLDGLLSDPCWQSAREIRLTDARTPSPTARELLPGELPEGEQRSTGADHGFVLLAYNAQYLFLAASLPQSADLAHIAPALKDRRYDADLSRCDRLSLCLDLDRDYATAYELQIDQRGWTGDRCWEDATWNPRWFVAVDADKERWRIEAAIPWDELTPTPPGRNTAWGAAIIRTIPGSRLESWVTPSEEIPTAASFGILRFE, encoded by the coding sequence ATGCACCGGTTGTCTGCCGCCATTCTTGTGCTCTGCTTTGGAGCGTTCTGCCTGCCTGCGGTCCGCGCGACAGACAGGGAAGCCGACCCGCTGCAGGACGATGCCGGTCTGCATGATGTGCAGTGTGTCGGACGACAGCGGATCTGGGCGGTCGGGGACCGGGGAGTGATCTGGCACTCGGCGGATTCCGGGGCAAGCTGGAGTCTGCAACCGAGCGGAACGCGGGGACGCCTCCGTTCGGCCTGCTTCCTGACCAACACGCTTGGCTGGGTCGCGGGCGAGGAGTACCTGCCGGGTGGATTCAGCCGGGGCATCCTGCTGGCCACACGCGATGGGGGCGGAACCTGGCAATCTCTGGATGAGCAGCAGCTTCCGCCGCTGCGTTCCATTCGCTTTTTTGATCTGGAGCTCGGTCTGGCTGTCGGGGCCGCGACGCCGACCAATCCGACGGGCGTTTACCGGACGCTGGACGGCGGAAAATCCTGGACCGCTCTGCCGGGCCCGCGGAGCACCGGCTGGCAGAGCAGCGTATTCCTGTCTCCGGAGATGGGGCTTCTGGGAGGGCGTTCGGGGGAGCTGATGCTGTTTGCGGGGGATCAGCTCCTGCCGACACGACTCCCGGCGCTGGGTCGGAAGGCGGTCCGAGCGGTGCATCTGCAGGACGATGAAACGGCCTGGCTGGTTGGCGACGGAGGCCTGGTGCTGACCTCTGGTTCTGGCGGAGTGGTGTGGGAAGACGCACCGACGCCGCTGCCGACCGAGCTGCAACAAGTGCAGGATTTCCGGACGGTCTCCGCCGTCGGGCGGTACGTCTGGCTGGCGGGGGCACCGGGGAGCGTCGTCTGGCACAGTCCCGACGGGGGGCAGACCTGGCAGCCCCAGGCGACCGGCAACAGCACTCCGATCAACTCCTTGAAATTCAGTTCGCCGACGCAGGGGGTTGCAGTCGGGGAGTTCGGTCTGATTCTCGTCACCAATAATGGCGGGCACTCCTGGCAGACTTTGCGCGGGGGGGGGCGTTCCGCGGCGTTTGCCACGTTTCAGGCGAGGCCGGCGAAGCTCAGTCCCGGGCTGTATGCGAAATACTCGGCCGAGCAGGGCTATCGCGGCGTGACCTGGATGGCGACCGAATCCTCCGCGGGGCTGAAACAGTCGAGCCCGGACATGGAAGATCGGCTGGCGGGCGCGGTTGTCGAGTCGGGGGGCTCTTCCTCTGCCATTGCATGGCAGTTTCCCGTACTGATTCCCGGTTCGGATCGCGATTCGGAGCTGCTGGTGCGCGAGTGGCAGACGCGGACGGAGGGTCGACTCAGCGAGACGCTGATGACGAGTCTCGTCCGCGAGCTGCGGATGTGGAGGCCGCGGGTGGTGATTCTGGATCAGCCGGGCAGTGACGACGCGGTGGTCTCGCTGCTGCAGGATGCCGTGCGGCAGGCGATCCGGGATGCTGCGAATCCCGATCGGTATCTCACGCTGCAGGAACTGACGAAGCTCGCCCCGTGGCAGGTCGAGCGCGTGTACGTTCGAGTCGCCGACGGCAGTTCGGGAAACGCCACTATTGATCCGTACGAGTTTCTGTTTCATTCCGGGGCGACGGTCGACCAGGCGTCGGCCTCCGCGCGACAGAGGCTGGGGTTGCCGACGGTCCGGACGCAGGCTCATGAGGCTTATCGACTGCTGAGCGATGCGGCGAATCCCGACCAGGCTGGCCAGGATCTGTTCGCCGGACTCGACATTGCTCCTGGAACGGCTGGCCGCCGGTCGGGCCATCGACTGCACGTGCGCGACGAGGCCGAACTGGCGCGCCGGCAGGATGCGGCCAAGCGCCAGCGGCAGTTCGCGGGGATTGCCGAGAAGACGTTTGACGATCCTCAAGCGGCGGCCCAGATTCTCGCCCAGCTCCAGGATCTGGTCGGCAGCCTGCCGCCTGAACAAGGGGCCGCCACGCTGGCGATTGCGTGGGACGAACATCGTCGGCACGCCCGCTACGACCTGGCTGAATCCGTTGCGATGGAGATGCTGCGGCGGTATCCGCAGGAACCGGTGACGCGCGAGGCGATGACGTGGATGATCTCGCTCTGGACGAGTTCCGAACTGGCCTGGCAGCGGGGCCGGCGGAAGCACGGTCCGGAAAACACCGTCATCGACACGGCGGGAACGCTCTCCAGCCGGATTCAGCAGGTATCCGGGATCGCCAGCACGGCCGATCGCGGCCCCATGAACGATGCGGACTTTCGCAATCCCCGGCAGCCACTTAAGACGACCGGCGATGCGACGATCGAACGGCGGCACAAGCAGGCGGCGGAGCTGGCCAAGCTGCTCGAACTGCAGGCGCCGATCATCTTCGAACAGCCCGAGATCCAGTTTCCGCTGGCGGCGCTCTACCGGGCGACGGGCGCCGGGGGGAAATCCGATCAGGTCTATCGCAACTTCGGTCGCGCCACGCCGGACGATCCGTGGAGGCAGGTTGCGACGCGAGAGCTGTGGCTGGTCCAGCCACAGACAGTGTCGCCGCCGCAACTGGCGCGTGTGACGGCCGCGGCCCAGCCGCCTTATCTGGATGGATTACTGTCCGACCCCTGCTGGCAGTCGGCCCGTGAGATCCGATTGACGGATGCGCGGACGCCGAGTCCGACCGCTCGGGAACTGCTCCCCGGCGAGCTGCCGGAAGGGGAACAGCGTTCGACCGGCGCTGATCACGGGTTTGTGCTGCTGGCCTATAACGCTCAATACCTGTTTCTGGCCGCCAGTCTGCCGCAGTCGGCGGATCTCGCGCATATCGCACCGGCGCTGAAGGACCGTCGCTACGATGCGGACCTGAGCCGATGCGATCGGCTCAGTCTGTGTTTGGATCTCGACCGGGATTATGCCACTGCTTACGAGCTGCAGATCGATCAACGCGGCTGGACGGGGGACCGCTGCTGGGAGGACGCCACCTGGAATCCGCGCTGGTTCGTGGCGGTCGACGCGGACAAGGAGCGCTGGCGGATTGAGGCGGCGATCCCCTGGGACGAGCTGACCCCGACGCCGCCGGGCCGCAACACCGCCTGGGGGGCGGCGATCATCCGGACGATACCGGGGTCGCGGCTCGAGAGCTGGGTGACGCCTTCGGAGGAGATTCCGACGGCGGCTTCGTTCGGGATATTGCGGTTCGAATGA
- the atpH gene encoding ATP synthase F1 subunit delta — MADSHSTRPTTVLEDPGSRSVARVYARAYLDAAGVENAQTAMDDLTCFIHELDQTDPRFRGFFSSGLVSMEHTLGIIERVIAPRCPELLTNFLRVLTRHQRLDVLRAVQAMAQEELEKRHGERRVQISTALPVSAETLEVVRQSLAKALAAEPIMTATVDPALLGGMVIRVGDTVYDGSLRTRIKQLRARLRERCVNEIQRGRDRFSYPEGN; from the coding sequence ATGGCCGATTCACACTCTACACGTCCTACCACGGTGCTGGAAGATCCCGGCTCGAGGTCTGTGGCCCGGGTCTACGCCAGAGCGTACCTGGATGCGGCGGGCGTGGAGAATGCGCAGACCGCCATGGACGATCTGACCTGTTTCATTCACGAACTGGATCAGACCGATCCCCGCTTCCGCGGGTTCTTCTCCTCCGGTCTCGTCAGCATGGAACACACGCTGGGCATCATCGAGCGCGTGATCGCTCCGCGATGCCCGGAGCTCCTGACGAATTTCCTCCGGGTTCTCACCCGGCACCAGCGGCTGGACGTCCTGCGGGCCGTCCAGGCAATGGCTCAGGAAGAACTGGAAAAACGGCACGGCGAACGACGCGTGCAGATCTCGACGGCTCTGCCGGTTTCCGCGGAGACGCTCGAAGTGGTTCGGCAGTCCCTGGCGAAAGCTCTGGCCGCCGAACCCATCATGACAGCAACCGTTGATCCCGCTCTCCTGGGCGGGATGGTTATACGTGTGGGTGACACCGTCTATGACGGTTCGCTCAGGACCCGGATCAAGCAACTTCGCGCCCGATTGCGCGAGAGGTGTGTGAATGAAATTCAACGCGGGCGAGATCGCTTCAGTTATCCAGAAGGAAATTGA
- the atpE gene encoding ATP synthase F0 subunit C, producing the protein MAQDAAAAEVAAAAPLFGASIGAGLAIIGAGLGIGRIGGQAVEGMARQPEVAGQIQTAMIIAAALIEGATFFALLVCLIA; encoded by the coding sequence ATGGCCCAGGACGCCGCTGCCGCCGAAGTGGCCGCCGCCGCACCGCTCTTCGGAGCCAGCATCGGCGCCGGCCTCGCCATCATCGGCGCCGGACTGGGGATCGGCCGGATCGGCGGACAGGCCGTCGAAGGCATGGCTCGCCAGCCGGAAGTCGCCGGCCAGATCCAGACCGCGATGATCATCGCGGCCGCGCTGATCGAAGGTGCGACCTTCTTCGCACTCCTCGTTTGCCTGATTGCCTAG
- the atpG gene encoding ATP synthase F1 subunit gamma: protein MAKARAIIKRLKAVRNIRKITRTMELVATARFKKAMDRATQAAAYTRKISEIVADLSDTLAKSGSAVSHPLLQKHDHESNAILLTLTSNRGLCGGYNSGVLRQAQHRAAELRGAGLNLEIEVSGKRGINFFKFQKVPVAATYTHFEDRPTFEQVDELASRLIQAYISGKLDRLDVAYVKFESMARQRAVVETLLPIGQLGAGTGSSPGASARNVDYEFLPSPEEILEEIVPASFKARLFKCLLDSAVSEQIARMVAMKSATENADDMIRSLRMNYNRARQSQITSELSEIIGGAAALE, encoded by the coding sequence ATGGCGAAAGCTCGGGCGATCATCAAGCGGCTCAAAGCGGTGCGCAACATCCGCAAGATCACGCGCACCATGGAGCTCGTGGCGACCGCGCGGTTCAAGAAGGCCATGGACCGCGCGACTCAGGCGGCGGCGTATACCCGCAAGATTTCGGAGATCGTGGCCGATCTCTCCGACACCCTCGCGAAGTCCGGCAGCGCCGTCAGCCACCCGCTTCTCCAGAAGCACGACCACGAGTCCAACGCCATCCTCCTGACCCTCACGTCCAACCGCGGACTGTGCGGCGGCTATAACAGCGGCGTCTTGCGCCAGGCGCAGCACCGCGCAGCCGAGCTTCGCGGCGCCGGCCTGAATCTGGAGATCGAGGTCTCCGGCAAGCGCGGCATCAACTTCTTTAAGTTCCAGAAGGTCCCGGTCGCCGCCACGTACACGCATTTCGAGGATCGGCCGACCTTCGAGCAGGTCGACGAGCTCGCCAGCCGGCTGATCCAGGCCTACATCTCCGGCAAGCTCGACCGGCTCGACGTCGCCTACGTGAAGTTCGAATCGATGGCCCGGCAGCGAGCGGTCGTCGAGACCCTCCTTCCCATCGGACAGCTCGGGGCCGGAACCGGTTCCTCGCCCGGCGCCAGCGCCCGGAATGTCGACTACGAGTTTCTCCCTTCCCCGGAAGAGATCCTCGAAGAGATCGTCCCCGCCTCCTTCAAGGCGCGGCTCTTCAAATGCCTGCTGGACTCCGCCGTCAGCGAGCAGATCGCCCGGATGGTCGCCATGAAGAGCGCAACCGAAAACGCGGACGACATGATCCGCTCGCTCCGCATGAACTACAACCGGGCCCGTCAATCGCAAATTACATCAGAACTGAGTGAAATCATCGGGGGAGCAGCGGCCCTGGAGTAA
- a CDS encoding ArsR/SmtB family transcription factor produces the protein MTTTNQLRLLPLDALERASECLRTLAHPHRLRIVQMLLQGRFSVGELAESCEIPSHMASEHLRLMQRSGFLASEKEGRFTYYSIAESHLGDIMNCVEARFGNVPAAE, from the coding sequence ATGACGACAACAAACCAGCTTCGCCTGCTCCCGCTCGACGCTCTCGAACGCGCCTCCGAGTGCCTGCGGACACTGGCACATCCGCACCGGCTGCGGATTGTGCAGATGCTGCTGCAGGGTCGATTTTCGGTTGGCGAGCTCGCGGAGTCGTGCGAGATTCCGAGTCATATGGCCTCCGAGCACCTGCGGTTGATGCAGCGGTCGGGCTTTCTCGCCAGCGAGAAAGAGGGTCGATTCACGTATTACAGCATCGCCGAGTCGCATCTGGGCGACATTATGAATTGCGTCGAGGCGCGATTTGGGAATGTTCCCGCCGCCGAGTAA